Proteins found in one Fusarium oxysporum Fo47 chromosome V, complete sequence genomic segment:
- a CDS encoding uncharacterized protein (expressed protein), with the protein MAGKKVPNAKESWGFSTTSHTKANATQNTIVLTNRGQLVDSYRTSAYPNLGTLGPHYGLCDLSLSNVSTADRYYLYYCLSSPLSIIRRKQRKIKNSPFPTLTSLPLVTKGLCPQLVAIDLPGYNPFPELVSMGAASPLLLYTVVTAAAAHMSNVLRPGANKWSSQPQTIRKYDWDPSRRALTDALVAKQKALCLLRMALSDEDVVGNDIILTAVIMLVTADMIDSGKHDSQAHVNAMGWLLSQAPPMTGVGEMLKDFIISDCYI; encoded by the coding sequence ATGGCAGGCAAAAAGGTTCCCAATGCCAAGGAATCTTGGGGATTTTCCACAACATCTCATACAAAGGCCAACGCAACACAAAACACTATCGTGCTGACAAACCGGGGGCAACTAGTCGATTCATATCGAACTTCGGCTTATCCAAACCTCGGCACACTGGGCCCTCACTACGGGCTGTGTGATCTGTCCTTGAGCAACGTCAGCACAGCCGATCGTTACTATCTATATTACTGTTTGTCATCCCCACTTTCCATTATAcgaagaaagcaaagaaaaataaagaattcTCCTTTCCCAACGTTAACGAGCCTACCACTAGTTACAAAGGGACTATGTCCACAGCTCGTGGCTATCGACCTACCAGGCTACAATCCATTCCCGGAACTAGTTTCGATGGGCGCTGCAAGCCCACTTCTGCTATATACCGTGGTGACCGCCGCCGCGGCTCACATGTCGAATGTCCTCAGGCCCGGCGCCAACAAATGGTCCAGTCAACCACAAACTATAAGAAAATACGATTGGGATCCGTCCCGACGAGCGTTGACGGACGCACTGGTGGCCAAGCAGAAGGCACTCTGCTTACTTCGCATGGCTCTCAGCGACGAAGATGTGGTGGGGAATGACATTATACTAACTGCCGTGATCATGCTTGTCACGGCTGATATGATTGACTCCGGGAAACATGACTCCCAGGCCCATGTCAATGCGATGGGCTGGTTGCTGAGCCAGGCACCTCCGATGACTGGTGTCGGCGAGATGCTTAAAGACTTTATTATATCGGACTGTTACATATAA
- a CDS encoding fungal-specific transcription factor domain-containing protein, with the protein MIMSLAAHDLFNRTHADQEHQRQEFYSSMLQHKLQSLRDMRQLLCSSKGLHDTYDSISQYEKDGLLMAVMLHSLMEIATNSTREWVVHTLGGLSMVKRYGHEPFSPEVYRFVTDHFSLFEAFLATTGTELEIEDLNGWLVPQRKSMFPILRSIHGRSRINPYTGLSSELIQNITSITSTIQRHSEAGSDRKSATIMRTELQAVEDRLSELQQWSEDSDMESLIYINAAAFEAAAWVYLRVAQYGCDAEEIQKSLMPKLFEAIRRVHERRDALVGSVPYPLWALFVAACLAPEHERIQVLDWFEELKGCRSLSNVSSTMEATMMTGEDNNGSSIGGYKLAADTYDREGILLPRTGSIRQETMKYIFQHTSQLDAQHSHH; encoded by the exons ATGATCATGAGCCTAGCAGCTCACGATCTATTTAACCGAACTCATGCGGACCAAGAGCATCAGCGCCAGGAATTCTATTCGTCTATGCTTCAGCACAAACTACAATCCCTCCGGGACATGCGGCAACTTTTATGCAGCAGCAAAGGCCTGCACGATACCTATGATTCCATAAGTCAATACGAGAAGGATGGTCTTTTGATGGCTGTTATGCTGCATAGTTTGATGGAAATCGCCACGAATAGTACCAGGGAATGGGTTGTACATACCCTTGGAGGGCTGTCAATGGTAAAACGATACGGGCACGAGCCATTCAGTCCAGAAGTTTATCGTTTTGTCACCGATCACTTCTCGCTTTTCGAAGCTTTTCTTGCTACCACAGGGACTGAACTTGAAATTGAAGACCTAAATGGCTGGCTAGTACCACAGCGAAAGTCCATGTTCCCAATATTAAGATCAATACATGGCCGCTCACGGATCAACCCTTACACAGGGCTATCATCAGAGCTTATCCAAAACATCACCTCGATAACTTCAACCATCCAGCGTCATTCGGAAGCAGGTTCAGATAGGAAAAGTGCGACTATCATGCGTACGGAGTTGCAAGCCGTAGAGGACCGACTCAGTGAACTGCAGCAGTGGTCCGAAGACTCTGATATGGAAAGTCTGATTTATATCAACGCGGCGGCATTCGAGGCTGCAGCCTGGGTATATCTTCGAGTGGCTCAGTATGGGTGTGATGCGGAAGAGATACAGAAAAGCCTAATGCCAAAGCTGTTTGAAGCGATACGCCGAGTTCACGAACGGCGGGATGCTCTTGTTGGGTCAGTGCCGTACCCGCTATGGGCTCTGTTCGTTGCAGCTTGTCTTGCCCCCGAGCACGAAAGGATTCAGGTGTTGGACTGGTTCGAAGAGCTCAAGGGGTGCCGCTCACTGAGCAATGTGTCTAGTACGATGGAGGCGACAATGATG ACTGGCGAAGACAATAATGGATCTAG TATAGGTGGCTACAAGCTTGCGGCAGACACCTACGACAGGGAGGGCATCCTGCTTCCGAGGACCGGCTCCATAAGGCAAGAGACAATGAAATACATATTTCAACACACCTCTCAACTCGACGCACAACACTCGCATCACTAG
- a CDS encoding pyridoxal phosphate-dependent transferase: protein MTHPTKEVSIAVIGAGGVGSVFLQQLAYVASRRRSPEIRLVYVAIIDKALYHADYQHIEIATALSALEGKGGPLPSISQTVEYLSRAPGKVIVVDNTSSQQIAEAYPQFLRHGFSVVTPNKKGFSGSWSLWQEIFDAEGTDGSMIYHECSVGAALPVIGPLKRLVETGDEIKRVEGVFSGTMSYLFNNFAPIQGSGGKWSDEVKKAKQLGYTEPDPRDDLNGLDVARKVTIVARLAGLAIESPTSFPVQSLVPKELEGVTSSEEFLERLSEFDVQMEEHKATAAKDGKVVRFVGHIDVASKQAKVGLESFEKSHPIASLKGSDNIISIYTKRYGDLPLIVQGAGAGAAVTAMGVLGDVLRVLERIRPPEASLTSFQYLADVAMNPAKSITHIKRLKRSRSMRTSPQNLPHMDPLFQPRAVRRNQRLPWDGYAVYLYELHARPWLDIRAQVAQMVIEQEIHGDIINSAQHAPLFNNISTMGTNSTRGETDNFVLTANALHNALPKFHFSTQAIHADDFVSPHRAIAPAMHPAVNYRYTRDPDQLVEMENDDPNAPFDSHVYSRYTAPNSNRFEIILKTLFGYSTVSYASGLAAFNSMLILVNPKKIFITDGYHGVHGIIDIMHKLNGLQKLSLDDIDQAGPGDMIHVETPLNPTGEARNLAFFKEKARAVGAILTVDATLAPPPLQDPIQLGADLVMHSGTKYIGGHSDMLCGIVVIHPDRVQEGWEKTLREERQVLGNVMGSLEGWLGIRSLRTLFLRVTQQSRNVQGVVSWLHKGLEDRSSVIGRTVTKVTHSSIQKDALDEGWLQKQMPGGHGSLFSIWLKSREFAKRLPSKLYIFQHAASLGGVESLCEWRAMSSEDEDPLLLRFSLGVEDLEDLKSDLLQGLEALLAEDS from the exons ATGACACACCCTACCAAAGAAGTTTCCATTGCTGTAATCG GTGCTGGCGGTGTTGGCTCCGTTTTCCTACAGCAGCTTGCCTATGTCGCCAGTCGACGCCGCTCTCCTGAGATTAGGCTTGTCTATGTCGCCATAATTGACAAAGCACTTTACCACGCCGATTATCAACACATTGAAATTGCCACAGCTCTTTCTGCACTGGAGGGTAAAGGGGGGCCACTCCCCTCCATCTCCCAGACTGTAGAGTACCTTTCTCGTGCACCTGGAAAGGTCATCGTGGTTGATAACACAAGCAGCCAGCAAATTGCCGAGGCTTATCCGCAGTTCCTTCGCCATGGATTCAGCGTAGTGACGCCTAATAAGAAAGGCTTTTCTGGTAGCTGGAGTCTATGGCAGGAGATCTTCGATGCAGAGGGCACGGATGGCTCCATGATTTACCACGAGTGCTCGGTCGGTGCAGCTCTACCGGTCATCGGGCCTTTGAAGCGGCTTGTTGAAACTGGTGATGAGATCAAACGTGTTGAGGGCGTTTTTAGCGGTACTATGTCGTACCTCTTCAACAATTTCGCTCCGATCCAGGGAAGTGGCGGCAAGTGGTCAGACGAAGTCAAAAAAGCGAAGCAATTAGGCTACACTGAGCCTGACCCGCGTGATGACTTGAACGGCCTCGATGTCGCTCGAAAAGTTACCATCGTCGCCCGCTTGGCTGGACTCGCCATTGAGTCACCGACTTCTTTTCCAGTCCAGAGCCTGGTTCCCAAAGAGCTTGAGGGGGTCACGAGCAGCGAAGAGTTTCTCGAAAGGCTTTCCGAGTTCGATGTTCAGATGGAAGAACATAAAGCAACCGCGGCCAAAGACGGCAAGGTGGTTCGATTTGTTGGTCACATTGATGTAGCATCAAAACAAGCCAAAGTTGGTCTAGAGTCTTTCGAGAAATCCCACCCTATCGCGTCGCTCAAGGGAAGCGACAACATCATTAGCATCTATACTAAGCGATATGGTGACCTGCCTTTGATTGTTCAAGGTGCTGGTGCCGGTGCGGCTGTGACGGCTATGGGCGTCTTGGGAGACGTGTTGAGGGTGCTGGAACGGATTAG ACCCCCAGAAGCGTCCCTCACAAGTTTTCAGTATCT AGCCGATGTCGCAATGAATCCTGCTAAATCAATCACGCATATCAAGCGGTTAAAGCGGA GCAGGTCGATGCGCACCTCTCCACAAAACCTACCACATATGGATCCACTCTTTCAGCCCCGTGCTGTTCGACGTAATCAAA GATTGCCATGGGATGGGTACGCCGTGTATCTGTATGAACTACATGCGCGCCCTTGGCTTGACATTAGGGCGCAAGTGGCTCAGATGGTAATTGAGCAAGAGATTCATGGTGACATTATAAATTCTGCCCAGCACG CGCCGTTATTTAACAACATCAGTACAATGGGGACCAACTCAACCCGCGGCGAGACCGACAACTTTGTCCTTACAGCTAATGCCCTACACAATGCTCTTCCCAAATTCCATTTCTCGACCCAGGCAATACACGCCGATGACTTCGTCAGCCCTCACCGGGCAATTGCCCCAGCAATGCACCCCGCCGTAAACTATCGATATACCCGTGATCCGGATCAGCTGGTCGAGATGGAGAATGACGAT CCCAATGCACCTTTCGATTCACACGTTTATTCACGTTACACTGCCCCCAACTCGAACCGATTCGAAATTATACTCAAAACTCTATTTGGCTATAGCACCGTCTCTTATGCTTCAGGACTCGCAGCCTTCAATTCTatgttgatcttggtgaaCCCCAAGAAGATCTTCATTACCGATGGCTATCATGGCGTTCACGGCATAATCGACATCATGCACAAGCTCAACGGGCTTCAAAAGTTGTCATTAGACGATATTGATCAGGCTGGTCCGGGCGATATGATCCACGTTGAAACACCACTGAACCCAACTGGCGAGGCACGTAACCTCGCATTCTTCAAGGAGAAGGCTCGTGCTGTGGGAGCTATCTTGACTGTTGATGCAACACTTGCCCCGCCGCCACTACAAGATCCTATACAGCTAGGCGCAGATTTGGTCATGCATAGTGGCACCAAGTACATAGGCGGACACTCTGACATGCTGTGTGGTATCGTTGTTATCCACCCAGATCGTGTTCAGGAAGGATGGGAGAAGACGCTACGTGAGGAACGCCAGGTTTTAGGAAACGTCATGGGCAGCTTGGAGGGCTGGTTAGGCATTCGATCACTGCGTACTCTATTCCTCCGCGTCACACAGCAATCTCGCAATGTCCAAGGTGTTGTTTCTTGGCTCCATAAGGGTCTGGAGGATCGAAGCTCAGTTATTGGCCGCACAGTCACGAAAGTGACGCATAGTTCTATCCAGAAGGACGCACTGGACGAGGGCTGGCTTCAGAAACAGATGCCTGGTGGTCATGGTTCTCTCTTCAGCATTTGGCTTAAGAGTCGAGAATTCGCTAAGCGTTTACCAAGTAAACTATACATCTTCCAGCATGCTGCCAGTCTAGGAGGCGTCGAGAGCCTGTGCGAATGGCGTGCCATGAGCAGCGAGGACGAAGATCCGTTATTGCTTAGATtcagtcttggtgttgaggatctGGAAGATCTAAAATCAGATCTCTTACAGGGACTTGAGGCGCTTCTGGCCGAGGATAGCTGA
- a CDS encoding aldehyde dehydrogenase domain-containing protein has product MSQSLPFALNDPSLLHEASLLNGQWVQAQEAKRFDVEDPGSGKIWASCPANQVGDVNQYIESSQTAFDSFRHTNPRERAKILLKWHELITKAREDIAKIVVYETGKPMSEAVGEVDYALGFAWWFAGEAERVRGSIALPSVSSRRTFVIKQPIGVCVALVPWNFPVAMIIRKVAAAIAAGCTMVVKPSPETPLSVMALADLALRAGLPTGVLNIISTSNEYTPSVSERLCKHPSVRKVTFTGSTIVGSIVAKHCAEGLKKVTMELGGNCPFIVFDDGNLDEAVAALMILKWRTAGQACTHANRVYVQSGVYETFCQKMVQATLKLQIGHGAADGTTIGPLTTLRQVEKVERHVSDALSKGGKLLCGGKRPDHCKGGYFFEPTVVSGMSPDMLTTKEEIFGPLLGIYKFETEQEVVKLANHTSMGLASYFYTKDVSRTWRLLESLEAGMIGMNTGNASCAESPFGGIKASGYGKEAGKDVAIEEYLISKTGTLTVEAMTTA; this is encoded by the exons ATGTCGCAAAGTCTCCCTTTCGCT CTGAACGATCCGTCTCTGCTCCATGAGGCTTCATTGCTGAATGGACAATGGGTGCAGGCGCAGGAAGCTAAACGGTTTGACGTTGAAG ACCCTGGGTCCGGCAAGATCTGGGCTTCTTGCCCTGCCAACCAAGTTGGCGACGTTAATCAGTACATCGAATCATCACAAACTGCTTTTGACTCTTTCCGCCACACCAACCCACGTGAAAGAGCTAAGATCCTCCTCAAGTGGCATGAGTTAATAACAAAGGCCCGGGAAGACATAGCCAAGATTGTTGTCTATGAAACAGGCAAGCCGATGTcagaggctgttggtgaGGTTGACTATGCGCTCGGTTTTGCTTGGTGGTTTGCTGGGGAGGCTGAGCGAGTTCGTGGCTCGATCGCCTTGCCTTCAGTCTCATCCCGCCGGACGTTCGTTATCAAGCAGCCAATTGGCGTTTGTGTCGCTCTGGTACCCTGGAACTTCCCTGTTGCCATGATCATCCGAAAAGTGGCTGCTGCTATTGCTGCTGGATGCACAATGGTTGTCAAGCCTTCACCTGAGACCCCTCTCAGCGTTATGGCTTTAGCCGATCTAGCTCTCCGGGCCGGCCTGCCAACAGGTGTACTTAATATCATCTCCACCAGTAATGAGTATACGCCATCCGTCAGCGAGAGGCTCTGCAAGCACCCGTCAGTGCGTAAGGTAACCTTTACTGGCAGTACCATTGTCGGAAGCATCGTCGCAAAACATTGCGCTGAGGGCCTTAAGAAGGTCACAATGGAGCTCGGCGGCAACTGTCCTTTTATTGTGTTTGACGACGGCAACCTTGACGAAGCCGTTGCAGCTCTGATGATACTTAAGTGGCGGACCGCTGGTCAGGCTTGTACGCATGCTAACAGGGTTTATGTACAAAGTGGGGTTTATGAGACCTTTTGTCAAAAGATGGTTCAAGCAACCCTTAAGCTCCAGATTGGGCATGGCGCAGCCGATGGGACAACAATTGGTCCTCTAACAACTTTACGACAAGTTGAAAAGGTAGAGAGGCATGTTTCTGACGCCCTCAGTAAAGGAGGCAAGTTGCTTTGTGGAGGAAAGAGGCCAGACCATTGCAAGGGCGGCTATTTTTTCGAGCCTACTGTTGTTTCCGGGATGAGCCCAGATATGTTGACAACCAAGGAAGAGATTTTCGGTCCTTTGCTTGGTATCTACAAGTTTGAAACGGAACAGGAAGTTGTGAAGCTGGCTAATCACACATCGATGGGACTTGCCTCGTACTTTTATACGAAGGATGTGAGCCGTACCTGGAGGCTTTTGGAGAGTCTTGAGGCGGGGATGATTGGAATGAATACTG GTAACGCATCGTGCGCTGAGTCTCCTTTCGGCGGTATCAAGGCTTCGGGGTATGGAAAGGAAGCCGGCAAAGACGTTGCTATCGAGGAGTatctcatctccaagaccgGCACGCTTACTGTAGAGGCGATGACAACGGCTTAG
- a CDS encoding Phenylalanyl-tRNA synthetase: protein MAGPTKSQSILDNARIAPEIYELRPDYRALLMVVEGIPPGPSDATSEAMLREAEEHVKSLTSSQSVIELPHIAAWREAYKAFGAKPQRTRNSLEALTLRVDKGGLPRVNRLTDIYNAISVKHQIPFGGEDLDKYNGAPFLIRATGKEEFHTTSSGQPATELAAPGEPIWCDSTGITCRRWNWRQGPRTALTNESTRVLFILDALNPLSNEELVGSAEELVGALKVLAPEVTTSYRILSRPEQAS, encoded by the coding sequence ATGGCTGGACCAACTAAGTCACAAAGCATTTTGGATAATGCACGTATAGCTCCTGAAATATATGAGCTACGCCCAGACTACCGAGCTCTTCTTATGGTAGTCGAAGGCATCCCCCCAGGACCTAGCGATGCAACTAGTGAGGCGATGTTGAGGGAAGCAGAAGAACATGTCAAGAGCCTCACGTCGTCTCAGTCCGTCATTGAGCTCCCTCATATTGCAGCCTGGCGCGAGGCTTACAAGGCCTTTGGCGCCAAGCCCCAGCGCACTCGTAACAGCCTGGAAGCCCTGACACTTCGTGTTGATAAGGGCGGTCTGCCGCGCGTCAACCGATTGACAGACATATACAATGCGATATCTGTCAAACATCAGATCCCCTTTGGTGGTGAGGATCTGGATAAATATAATGGCGCGCCTTTCCTGATCCGCGCTACTGGAAAGGAAGAATTCCACACTACGTCTAGTGGCCAGCCAGCGACGGAGCTAGCAGCCCCTGGAGAACCTATCTGGTGTGACAGCACTGGCATTACCTGTCGGCGATGGAACTGGCGACAAGGTCCACGGACGGCGCTGACGAACGAGAGCACCCGTGTTCTCTTTATTCTGGATGCTCTAAATCCACTTTCCAATGAAGAGCTTGTTGGGTCTGCTGAAGAACTTGTCGGTGCACTCAAGGTGCTGGCTCCGGAAGTGACCACATCTTATCGAATCCTCAGCCGTCCTGAACAGGCCAGTTAA
- a CDS encoding putative FMN-binding domain-containing protein, whose protein sequence is MYIRKDHAETDLRVLRRLVRENPLGLLTTVISSPSGSYPLAQASHIPWVLDIQNEESETELGILRGHLARQNPQSQAIIEEATTKNTQVLQNDVLVIFQSPVHHYIPPQFLVETKPTTTKVVPTWNYAAVQIYGKAKVYVDSKPVETSEYLTSQINALTRHTEVNLMGFDGKDGNHEPWKVTDAPERYIELMKKAIIGIEIEIERFEGKFKMSQEETRGDSDGVIAGFRGLGTETGQRVADLVEERREIKEKAKAAQVQKSTL, encoded by the coding sequence ATGTACATCCGAAAAGACCACGCAGAGACAGACCTTCGTGTCCTGCGACGTCTCGTTCGGGAGAACCCTCTCGGGCTTCTTACTACCGTCATCTCATCGCCTTCAGGATCTTACCCCCTTGCCCAAGCCAGCCATATTCCGTGGGTTCTGGATATTCAAAATGAAGAGAGTGAGACCGAGCTTGGAATTTTGAGAGGTCACCTTGCGAGACAAAACCCCCAAAGTCAGGCCATTATCGAAGAAGCTACCACCAAGAACACACAAGTCCTTCAGAACGATGTACTTGTTATCTTCCAGTCCCCAGTTCATCATTACATCCCTCCCCAGTTTCTGGTCGAGACGAAGCCTACCACCACAAAGGTCGTCCCCACTTGGAATTATGCTGCCGTTCAGATATACGGCAAGGCCAAAGTATATGTGGATTCTAAGCCGGTCGAGACGTCCGAGTACTTGACCTCACAGATTAATGCTCTTACTCGTCACACGGAGGTCAACCTCATGGGCTTCGATGGCAAGGATGGCAACCATGAACCTTGGAAGGTGACGGATGCGCCGGAGAGATACATCGAGCTCATGAAAAAGGCAATTATCGGTATTGAAATCGAGATTGAGCGCTTTGAgggcaagttcaagatgagTCAAGAAGAAACTCGGGGTGACAGCGATGGAGTGATTGCAGGATTTCGGGGACTTGGAACTGAGACAGGACAGAGGGTAGCtgatcttgtcgaagagAGGCgggagatcaaggagaaggcgAAGGCAGCTCAGGTACAGAAGAGCACCCTCTAA
- a CDS encoding Cys/Met metabolism PLP-dependent enzyme-domain-containing protein: DFASPHRAIAPPIQVTVNYRYHRDPEQLVPMENKDGCKPQHNAPFDSHIYSRYTAPNSTRFETVLHNLFGGAGCVTYASGPASFHAIMVLLTPKRIFLGEGYHGIHRSITLQHRVTGVEQLTLDYLGQLGPGDLLHIETPQNPTGEARNLEYYVAIARKAGAYVSVDATFAPPPLQDPLQFGVDIVMHSGTKYIGGHSDMLCGVLVVSKHRQEWMETLYQDRRVMGSVMGSFEGWLGIRSLRTLHLRVIKQSQTAEKLVTWLHEELKSPESLVGKMVDRVQHASLQEADLNDGWLSRQMPGGFGPVFSIWMKREEHAQRLPSRLFIFQHATSLGGVESLMEWRAMSDKGRDPRLMRVSCGVEDVEDMKQDILQAFESLSRDFP, encoded by the exons GACTTTGCCAGTCCTCATCGCGCTATTGCACCGCCGATACAAGTTACGGTGAATTACAGGTATCATCGGGATCCTGAACAACTAGTTCCAATGGAGAACAAGGATGGAT GTAAACCACAGCATAATGCGCCGTTCGACTCTCACATCTACTCGCGCTATACAGCGCCAAATTCCACCCGCTTCGAGACTGTGTTGCACAATCTgtttggtggtgctggttGTGTGACATACGCCAGTGGACCTGCATCCTTTCACGCCATCATGGTCCTCCTGACACCGAAGCGAATCTTTCTTGGAGAGGGATATCATGGAATTCACAGAAGCATCACCCTCCAGCACCGAGTCACTGGTGTTGAACAGCTGACACTCGACTACCTTGGCCAACTTGGGCCTGGAGACCTGCTTCACATTGAGACACCGCAAAATCCTACAGGTGAAGCTCGTAATCTTGAATACTACGTTGCCATAGCTCGCAAAGCCGGAGCATATGTATCTGTTGATGCAACTTTCGCACCGCCACCTTTACAAGATCCACTCCAGTTCGGTGTTGATATTGTAATGCATAGCGGCACCAAGTATATCGGAGGACATTCCGACATGCTTTGCGGCGTATTGGTGGTTAGCAAGCACCGACAGGAGTGGATGGAAACTTTGTACCAGGATCGCCGCGTTATGGGATCTGTTATGGGCAGCTTTGAGGGTTGGCTCGGCATTCGGTCCCTCCGAACTCTTCACCTCCGGGTCATCAAGCAATCGCAAACTGCTGAGAAGCTCGTGACCTGGTTACACGAGGAGCTTAAGAGCCCGGAATCTCTGGTTGGGAAAATGGTTGACAGGGTACAACATGCTTCGCTGCAGGAGGCTGACCTCAACGATGGATGGCTTAGTAGACAGATGCCTGGTGGCTTTGGCCCTGTCTTCTCTATCTGGATGAAAAGGGAGGAGCATGCGCAGCGATTGCCTAGCAGGTTATTTATCTTTCAACATGCCACAAGTCTCGGTGGAGTGGAGAGCTTGATGGAATGGCGCGCGATGAGTGACAAAGGCCGCGACCCAAGGCTCATGCGAGTTAGTTGTGGTGTGGAAGATGTCGAAGATATGAAGCAGGACATATTGCAGGCTTTTGAGTCGCTTTCACGCGACTTTCCCTGA
- a CDS encoding fungal-specific transcription factor domain-containing protein, translating to MSSWNPGPDQVSPESSGEGAVDSSNNTLHTPGPSTAAGISGALFEELIKLYFDKVHCFVPILHRPRFYEQYFSGNSSIHDDDAARLLRDSLLVNAMLALAARFSSAPHFNQKPNVVKGEEFAESAKDMYYCCLRAAQKNTLEFLQGCTLLAFQLYLHGPTTEGWMVIGTCTRLANELGLHAIDFQSESDVFSPVSLEWSKKEGLRRVWWSVWELDTFSAAVACRPQTIDRMTMQVKLPVSDKNWFADMFMESSIINPDPVHSWHTLRDCPNQDERAWFLLINYFLLTAHDLGQQQNLQRKETQEIEKVISCYTLLLPPQFNLLEDLNPSSFRPNRVSNFNWIIVTNIMLQGCRVFVKLLHDDASTPRFWSSSRNLLTPLAAESQFRAPEARYHICTDQIIRIIRMWPPEFIPYASPFIGCLVLGPAALHLRVAMGHRQAAGDRSDAASLEEELLKLALSHIAMYCRFGAFLLDFANSITTAKQLE from the exons ATGTCATCGTGGAACCCCGGGCCAGACCAGGTCAGTCCAGAGAGCTCGGGGGAAGGAGCTGTGGATAGTTCTAACAACACACTCCATACACCAGGTCCTAGTACAGCGGCAGGCATTTCGGGTGCTTTATTTGAGGAATT AATAAAGCTGTACTTCGATAAGGTCCATTGTTTCGTCCCAATACTTCACCGGCCAAGGTTCTACGAGCAGTACTTTTCTGGTAACTCGTCGAtacatgatgatgatgccgcaAGACTGTTGCGAGACTCACTTCTCGTGAATGCGATGCTCGCCCTGGCGGCAAGATTCTCATCAGCACCCCATTTTAACCAAAAGCCGAACGTGGTTAAGGGCGAAGAGTTCGCTGAATCTGCAAAGGACATGTACTACTGCTGCCTCCGAGCGGCTCAGAAGAACACCCTAGAGTTTCTGCAGGGCTGCACACTGTTAGCATTTCAGCTTTATTTGCACGGCCCCACTACCGAAGGATGGATGGTCATCGGCACTTGCACCCGGCTCGCGAATGAGCTGGGTCTACATGCTATCGACTTCCAAAGTGAGAGCGATGTTTTCAGTCCAGTCTCATTGGAATGGAGCAAGAAAGAGGGGTTACGCCGTGTCTGGTGGTCTGTCTGGGAGCTGGACACGTTCTCAGCCGCGGTCGCCTGCCGTCCACAAACGATAGATAGGATGACTATGCAAGTCAAGCTTCCCGTCTCTGACAAGAACTGGTTTGCAGACATGTTCATGGAGTCGTCCATAATCAATCCCGACCCTGTCCACTCTTGGCACACCCTAAGGGATTGTCCAAACCAGGACGAGAGGGCATGGTTCCTACTCATCAATTATTTCTTGCTCACCGCGCATGACCTGGGCCAGCAGCAAAACTTGCAACGCAAGGAGACTCAAGAGATTGAAAAAGTTATATCTTGCTATACTCTTCTCCTCCCTCCCCAATTCAACTTATTGGAGGACTTGAATCCCTCATCGTTCAGGCCAAATCGCGTTTCTAACTTTAATTGGATCATCGTCACCAACATCATGCTACAAGG TTGTCGGGTCTTTGTCAAACTTCTTCACGACGATGCTTCAACTCCCAGATTCTGGAGCTCATCGAGAAACTTATTGACCCCACTGGCCGCAGAGTCGCAGTTCCGTGCCCCGGAGGCTAGATACCACATCTGCACGGATCAGATTATTCGCATTATTCGAATGTGGCCGCCCGAGTTCATCCCTTACGCCTCTCCTTTCATCGGCTGTCTTGTACTTGGACCAGCAGCATTGCACTTGCGGGTCGCAATGGGACACAGACAGGCAGCGGGGGATAGATCCGACGCAGCAAGTTTGGAGGAGGAACTTCTGAAGCTCGCCTTATCACACATAGCGATGTATTGCAGGTTTGGCGCCTTTTTATTAG ACTTCGCCAATTCAATCACTACAGCAAAACAGTTAGAATAA